A part of Dehalogenimonas sp. W genomic DNA contains:
- a CDS encoding thiamine pyrophosphate-dependent enzyme, which yields MERQLLSGNEAIALGAAHAGVRVAAAYPGTPSTEILEAAARFPEIYTEWSSNEAVAVEVALGASYTGVRAMASMKHVGLNVAADAFMAAATTGVRGGLVIISADDPGIHSSQNEQDSRNYARLGRVPCLEPADSQEAYTFTRLAFELSEEFDTPVLLRPTTRVCHSKSVVQPVEPAAITLTPQFVHEPAKLVMLPGAARGRWPKLTERLEKLAAWGETAECNHIINGSAELGIITSGISFHYAREVFPEASFLKLGLSYPLPERKIKEFTAGVSRIMVIEENDGFLELQLKAMGLSVIGKAAFPRTGEYSPDIIRAAAAGAGLTRPGNPAAAGDTELAKRPPLLCPGCPHAGIYFTLSSLGHRSVLPGRQARPPRLTICGDIGCYTLGAYAPLSAMDTCGCMGAGISQAAGMARAGLPEKPLAVIGDSTFMHSGINSLLNAVYNQANICVLILDNATTAMTGHQGHPGSGVSPAGERRNNVVIENLVRGAGVADVTVVDAFDLKAVRNAVKQGLAAGQLAVVIVRGDCPTLTRKRGKPRLVNEKCDDCGACLLVGCSAIQRDEDGHIFIDRSVCVGEYCTICQQVCPRGAIVEAETAS from the coding sequence TTGGAACGACAACTACTTTCCGGCAATGAAGCAATCGCCCTGGGTGCGGCGCACGCCGGCGTCAGGGTGGCCGCGGCCTATCCCGGCACGCCGTCTACTGAAATACTGGAAGCGGCCGCCCGTTTCCCCGAAATTTATACCGAATGGTCATCCAATGAGGCCGTGGCTGTAGAGGTTGCGCTGGGCGCCAGTTATACCGGCGTCCGGGCCATGGCTTCCATGAAACACGTAGGCCTGAACGTGGCTGCCGACGCCTTCATGGCCGCGGCTACCACCGGTGTCCGCGGCGGGCTGGTTATCATATCCGCCGACGACCCGGGTATTCACAGTTCCCAGAATGAGCAGGACAGCCGTAATTATGCCCGGCTGGGCCGGGTGCCTTGCCTGGAGCCGGCTGACTCTCAGGAAGCCTACACCTTCACCCGGCTGGCCTTTGAACTGAGTGAAGAATTTGATACGCCGGTGCTGTTGCGGCCGACCACCCGGGTGTGTCATTCCAAAAGCGTGGTTCAGCCCGTCGAGCCCGCCGCCATAACCCTGACGCCGCAATTTGTGCATGAACCGGCCAAGCTGGTGATGCTGCCCGGTGCCGCCCGCGGCCGCTGGCCGAAACTGACGGAGCGGTTGGAAAAACTGGCGGCATGGGGTGAAACTGCCGAATGTAATCACATCATAAACGGTTCGGCGGAGCTGGGGATTATCACCAGCGGTATTTCCTTTCATTATGCCCGGGAGGTGTTCCCTGAAGCGTCCTTTCTGAAACTCGGCCTCTCCTATCCCCTGCCGGAACGCAAGATAAAAGAATTTACCGCCGGGGTCAGCCGGATTATGGTTATTGAGGAAAATGACGGTTTTCTGGAACTCCAGCTCAAGGCCATGGGGCTTAGTGTCATCGGCAAGGCCGCTTTCCCCCGAACCGGTGAGTATTCGCCCGACATCATCCGGGCGGCTGCCGCCGGAGCCGGCCTGACCCGACCGGGAAATCCGGCGGCAGCGGGAGATACGGAGCTCGCCAAACGTCCGCCTTTATTATGCCCCGGCTGTCCCCATGCCGGCATCTATTTTACACTGAGCAGCCTGGGACACCGTTCGGTACTGCCGGGGCGGCAGGCGCGTCCGCCCAGGCTGACTATCTGCGGCGACATAGGTTGTTACACGCTGGGGGCCTACGCGCCGCTGTCGGCGATGGACACCTGCGGCTGTATGGGGGCCGGTATCTCTCAGGCCGCGGGGATGGCCCGGGCGGGATTGCCGGAAAAACCGCTGGCGGTTATCGGCGATTCCACTTTCATGCATTCCGGCATCAACAGCCTGCTGAATGCCGTTTACAATCAAGCCAACATCTGCGTGCTGATTCTGGATAATGCCACCACCGCTATGACCGGGCACCAGGGACATCCCGGCTCCGGCGTGTCGCCGGCCGGCGAACGGCGGAATAATGTCGTCATTGAGAATCTGGTCCGGGGCGCCGGGGTGGCGGACGTCACCGTGGTTGACGCCTTTGACCTCAAAGCCGTGCGTAACGCCGTGAAACAGGGACTGGCCGCCGGGCAACTGGCTGTGGTCATTGTCCGGGGCGACTGCCCCACCCTGACCCGGAAGCGGGGCAAGCCCCGGCTGGTAAATGAAAAATGCGACGATTGCGGCGCCTGCCTGCTGGTGGGCTGTTCCGCCATCCAGCGCGATGAAGACGGCCATATTTTTATTGACCGCAGTGTCTGTGTCGGTGAATACTGCACCATTTGCCAGCAGGTTTGCCCGCGGGGCGCCATTGTAGAAGCGGAGACAGCGTCATGA
- a CDS encoding molybdenum cofactor guanylyltransferase, whose product MDLSCIVLAGGRGLRLGRNKALEQIDRQTLIQRSVSRLLFLDTEIIVVTGPHNTDLGLENFSNVRMVIDAFPGRGPLVGIYTGLLNSRSDKNLVTACDMPFVNPDLLRYMAERAAGCDAVVPRVGQEVEPLHAIYGKNCLPQVKYLLDEGTYSVTELFRRVRVRYVEAEEINRFDPEHRSFFNINNEDDLSLAREAVNREKLSPTGTA is encoded by the coding sequence TTGGATTTAAGCTGTATCGTTCTGGCCGGGGGACGCGGGTTGCGCCTCGGCCGTAATAAAGCGCTTGAGCAGATTGACCGCCAGACCCTGATACAACGTTCTGTCTCAAGGCTTCTTTTTTTGGACACTGAAATTATTGTCGTTACCGGGCCGCATAACACCGACCTGGGGCTGGAGAATTTCAGTAATGTCCGTATGGTGATTGATGCTTTTCCAGGCCGCGGCCCGCTGGTTGGTATTTATACCGGATTACTGAATTCGCGCTCCGATAAAAACCTGGTGACCGCCTGTGATATGCCGTTTGTGAATCCGGATTTGCTGCGCTATATGGCAGAACGCGCCGCCGGCTGTGACGCGGTGGTGCCGCGGGTGGGGCAGGAAGTGGAACCCCTGCACGCCATTTACGGCAAGAATTGCCTGCCCCAGGTCAAGTACCTGCTGGATGAAGGCACGTACAGCGTCACTGAGTTGTTCCGGCGGGTACGGGTCAGGTATGTTGAAGCTGAGGAGATTAACCGGTTTGACCCGGAGCACCGCTCGTTTTTTAACATCAACAACGAAGATGATTTAAGTCTGGCCCGGGAGGCGGTTAACCGGGAAAAACTGTCGCCCACGGGCACCGCGTAA
- a CDS encoding DUF362 domain-containing protein — MIHNAAQFDFKAPESISRARRVLIKPSAHLSAGYPVSTSRELLAKIIKGIRWISDADIVLLEGTPNGSPMQSVYQSLTYDFPRVLMLDVKDSTWVEVDNPLTKPFIIPTFWVPNIILSSDYLISVAPLKVVKGQGQMTIANLMSLLPVVKYGGVRDGWKTLHALGLDKVLADLYFTLPFDMGIVEARQKLISDGDPMHGTVEDVGKIFIGKPFDVDLEVTESLGIKADYIENIKLGREEVEF; from the coding sequence TTGATTCACAACGCCGCCCAATTTGATTTTAAGGCCCCGGAGTCCATCTCCCGGGCGCGACGGGTTTTAATTAAGCCTTCAGCCCATCTCAGCGCCGGTTATCCGGTCAGCACCAGCCGGGAGCTGCTGGCCAAGATTATCAAAGGTATCCGCTGGATCAGCGATGCCGATATTGTGCTGCTGGAGGGTACCCCCAACGGTTCCCCCATGCAGTCGGTTTATCAGTCGCTGACCTATGATTTCCCCCGGGTGCTGATGCTGGACGTCAAGGATTCCACCTGGGTTGAGGTGGATAACCCGCTGACCAAACCGTTTATCATTCCCACTTTCTGGGTGCCGAACATTATCTTGTCATCTGATTACCTGATCAGTGTAGCCCCGCTCAAGGTGGTCAAAGGGCAGGGACAGATGACTATCGCTAATTTGATGTCGCTGCTGCCGGTGGTCAAGTACGGCGGCGTGCGGGACGGCTGGAAGACACTGCACGCCCTGGGGCTGGATAAGGTCCTGGCTGACCTGTATTTTACCCTGCCGTTTGATATGGGCATCGTAGAAGCCCGTCAGAAATTAATCAGCGACGGTGATCCAATGCATGGTACGGTGGAAGATGTCGGCAAGATATTCATCGGCAAGCCGTTTGATGTGGACCTTGAAGTCACCGAATCCCTCGGTATCAAGGCCGATTATATTGAAAACATTAAGCTGGGTCGTGAGGAAGTAGAATTCTAG
- a CDS encoding acylphosphatase, producing the protein MVFAARITVTGRVQGVGFRDFTIREAERRGLTGYVTNLPDGSVEAIAEGPEIQVRQFISALKKGPLLARVKAVEIAELPPTGGFPVFEVR; encoded by the coding sequence ATGGTTTTTGCGGCGCGCATTACGGTGACCGGACGGGTGCAGGGCGTCGGCTTTCGTGATTTCACCATCAGAGAGGCTGAGCGCCGCGGCCTCACCGGCTATGTGACCAACCTGCCCGACGGTTCCGTAGAAGCCATTGCCGAAGGCCCTGAAATCCAGGTGCGGCAGTTTATCAGCGCCCTGAAAAAAGGCCCGCTGCTGGCCCGGGTTAAAGCGGTGGAAATTGCAGAGCTTCCGCCGACCGGGGGGTTCCCGGTTTTTGAAGTACGCTAA
- the rnc gene encoding ribonuclease III: MDKYAKLQDRLGVRFNDPALLELALIHSSYVNETPGNKLVPNERLEFLGDAVLGLWIAERLYRDFPGETEGTLTRYRSLLVRRDTLAGLAGDIGLGEDLFMGRGEISSGGRRKPANLARALEALIAAVYLDQGHAAAGSFIDRLFAEAFKQLISLSTVDDSKSRLQELVQGEYHTTPEYRITRSTGAAHRRTFTAEVSMNGQVLGSGQGLSKKEAESAAAGQALKRLDNTLHSD, encoded by the coding sequence ATGGATAAATACGCAAAACTGCAAGACCGTCTGGGCGTCCGGTTCAATGACCCGGCGCTCCTGGAACTGGCGCTGATTCACAGTTCTTATGTCAACGAAACCCCGGGCAATAAACTGGTCCCCAACGAACGGCTGGAGTTTCTGGGTGATGCCGTGCTGGGACTGTGGATCGCCGAGAGGCTGTACCGGGATTTCCCCGGGGAGACGGAGGGAACGCTCACCCGTTACCGTTCCCTGCTGGTACGCCGGGATACGCTGGCCGGTTTGGCCGGGGACATCGGCCTGGGGGAAGATTTATTCATGGGCCGGGGCGAAATCAGCAGCGGCGGGCGCCGGAAGCCGGCTAATCTGGCCCGGGCGCTGGAGGCGCTGATTGCCGCGGTATATCTGGATCAGGGACATGCCGCCGCCGGCAGTTTCATTGACCGCCTGTTTGCGGAGGCCTTCAAGCAGTTGATCAGCCTGAGCACGGTGGACGATTCCAAAAGCCGCTTGCAGGAGCTGGTTCAGGGGGAGTATCACACTACGCCGGAATACCGGATAACCCGAAGCACCGGGGCGGCCCACCGCCGCACCTTTACCGCGGAAGTGAGTATGAACGGGCAGGTGCTGGGCAGCGGTCAGGGCCTGAGTAAGAAGGAGGCGGAATCAGCCGCTGCCGGGCAGGCGCTAAAGCGGTTGGACAATACTTTACACTCCGATTAG
- a CDS encoding reductive dehalogenase — MSKFHSTVSRRDFMKGLGLTGAGLGAAGLVAPGFHDIDELISMPGYKDTERKWWVEEIENPKMFEFNEEYSRYDQRVPTIYGYTPAEFGQLRDDAKANTIENCKNAVNGYSRRDLALKFGGRTASQVVNDVLNTPTWIKGNSMNMVMVQPEELGVGKWSGTPEENTRTLKNAARFYGVDLVTVTELDERFFYAHTGKAKIEFRDVEEYSEEPGLTIIPKKFRYAVSLAIRWATPITKVRVSPLGDASGRDSIDVLYTAVKPRLSEFLRYIGYSAIPNTPALDVPLSIAGGMAELTRTNRLVSPQFGPSFYMTTLLTDFPMAPDKPIDIGLKEFCTSCMKCADACPSGALSFEKEPYWETKGEWNNKGHKAWFENSKNCMGFWLETNTLCGICFRECPFSKYDVANVHELIKITASKTSLFNGFFRNMDDFMGYGGQWDAEEVWAREWSPRAWYAK; from the coding sequence ATGTCTAAATTTCACAGTACTGTAAGTAGAAGAGATTTTATGAAAGGCCTCGGACTTACCGGAGCCGGCTTGGGTGCTGCCGGATTGGTAGCACCTGGTTTCCATGACATTGATGAATTGATTTCTATGCCAGGATACAAAGACACCGAAAGAAAATGGTGGGTAGAAGAAATAGAAAACCCCAAGATGTTTGAGTTCAATGAAGAGTATAGTCGATATGATCAAAGAGTCCCCACCATCTATGGTTATACTCCGGCAGAATTTGGACAGCTTCGAGATGATGCAAAAGCAAATACCATAGAAAACTGTAAGAACGCGGTCAACGGGTACAGCCGACGAGATTTGGCTCTTAAATTTGGAGGTCGCACCGCGAGTCAGGTCGTCAATGATGTTTTGAATACGCCCACATGGATTAAAGGTAATTCGATGAATATGGTAATGGTCCAACCAGAAGAATTGGGTGTCGGCAAATGGAGTGGAACTCCGGAAGAAAACACCCGAACATTAAAGAATGCTGCCAGGTTTTATGGTGTTGACCTTGTAACAGTAACTGAACTTGATGAAAGATTTTTTTATGCTCATACCGGCAAGGCTAAAATCGAATTCAGAGATGTTGAAGAATATTCCGAAGAACCTGGATTGACTATTATCCCTAAAAAATTCCGTTATGCTGTTTCCCTTGCAATCCGTTGGGCAACGCCGATAACCAAAGTCCGAGTAAGCCCTTTGGGAGATGCCTCCGGCAGGGATTCCATTGATGTTTTGTATACGGCGGTTAAACCACGTCTCTCTGAATTCTTAAGATACATTGGATACAGCGCTATTCCAAATACCCCGGCTCTTGACGTTCCTTTAAGTATCGCCGGTGGTATGGCTGAATTAACCAGGACAAACCGTTTGGTTTCACCACAGTTCGGTCCGAGTTTCTATATGACCACATTGTTAACTGATTTCCCAATGGCACCGGATAAACCAATTGATATCGGACTGAAAGAATTCTGCACCTCTTGCATGAAATGCGCTGATGCATGTCCAAGTGGTGCCCTTAGCTTCGAAAAAGAACCTTATTGGGAAACCAAGGGTGAATGGAACAATAAAGGTCACAAGGCCTGGTTCGAAAATTCCAAAAACTGTATGGGATTCTGGTTAGAGACAAATACTCTCTGCGGAATTTGTTTCAGGGAATGCCCTTTCAGCAAATATGATGTAGCAAATGTTCATGAACTGATTAAGATCACAGCCTCAAAAACCAGTCTCTTTAATGGATTTTTCAGAAATATGGATGATTTCATGGGCTATGGAGGCCAATGGGATGCCGAAGAAGTCTGGGCTAGAGAATGGTCTCCGCGCGCGTGGTATGCGAAATAG
- a CDS encoding XRE family transcriptional regulator → MEQRHNSLAANLQNIRESRNLSLEILSEMTGVSKSMLRQIEIGQSNPTVATIWKIANGLRLPFTALLRDRNQEITVKSFKQAGPITGDVPGYRIFPMIVFDPERAFETYYLEIDAGITLDAEPHQGNAEEHVFVLRGALEITVGSEPIKVAAENFMSFQANCAHQYRNDGPETMAAIMTISYLP, encoded by the coding sequence ATGGAACAACGGCATAACTCACTGGCAGCCAACCTGCAGAATATCCGTGAATCCCGCAATCTCAGCCTGGAAATCCTCTCTGAGATGACAGGCGTGAGCAAGAGTATGCTGCGGCAAATAGAGATCGGTCAGTCCAACCCGACCGTCGCGACCATCTGGAAAATTGCCAACGGGCTGCGGTTGCCGTTCACCGCCCTGCTCAGAGACAGGAATCAGGAAATCACGGTAAAATCCTTCAAACAGGCCGGGCCCATCACCGGGGATGTCCCGGGATACCGAATCTTCCCCATGATAGTGTTTGATCCTGAGAGGGCTTTTGAAACCTATTATTTGGAAATAGACGCGGGGATAACGCTGGATGCCGAGCCCCATCAGGGCAACGCCGAGGAGCATGTTTTTGTCTTGCGCGGCGCATTAGAGATCACGGTCGGTAGTGAACCGATTAAGGTTGCCGCGGAAAACTTCATGAGCTTCCAGGCAAATTGCGCTCACCAGTATAGAAATGATGGCCCAGAAACGATGGCGGCTATCATGACCATTTCTTATCTGCCTTAG
- a CDS encoding LysE family transporter — protein sequence MNAEFGTLISFVLISSFTPGPNNISCASMGILHGYRKTRGYLSGIMAGYFLVLLLCSLASRSLLEVFPSFEIVIRIVGALYILWLAWHTVQASYDFDEQNQRVMGFSRGFFLQLLNPKGILFGLTLYSTFLASVTGTPVYLILSVLVMVGVGFASISTWTLFGAAIRVHLKHRTIKLAVNIGLAALLVFTAFEISGIPELLAV from the coding sequence GTGAACGCAGAATTCGGCACCCTAATATCGTTTGTTTTGATAAGCTCTTTTACGCCGGGGCCCAACAATATCTCCTGCGCTTCCATGGGCATTCTCCATGGCTACCGGAAAACCCGGGGCTATCTGTCGGGCATCATGGCCGGCTATTTTCTCGTGCTGCTGCTATGCAGTCTGGCCTCCAGAAGCCTGCTGGAGGTGTTTCCGTCCTTTGAGATCGTTATCCGGATAGTCGGAGCGCTGTACATCCTCTGGCTGGCGTGGCATACGGTACAAGCGAGCTATGACTTTGACGAGCAGAACCAGCGGGTAATGGGTTTTTCCAGGGGGTTCTTCCTGCAGTTGCTCAATCCCAAGGGCATTCTTTTCGGGTTGACCCTCTATTCCACGTTTCTAGCGAGTGTCACCGGGACTCCCGTATATTTGATATTGTCGGTTTTGGTTATGGTCGGCGTCGGCTTCGCCTCAATCTCCACCTGGACCCTGTTTGGAGCGGCCATCAGGGTTCACCTGAAGCACCGGACGATCAAACTAGCGGTTAATATCGGTCTGGCGGCGCTCCTGGTATTTACCGCGTTTGAAATATCGGGCATTCCTGAACTGCTGGCTGTCTGA
- a CDS encoding F390 synthetase-related protein yields MNILSKLWTVYRLNQHFYSWSAETLRRHQEKRAAVILNTAVKNSPYYNRLFSGQPIPAFATVPKLDKAEMMTHFDEINTAGLKKAELIDFQLKQEKEGALGLYQGEFSVGVSSGTSGNKGLTVLSEGERELYSCLLWARNGIPKSIKNRRVLFTLRTNNPAFMEVQSFGLKIVYMDYTHPVEEYIQTINDKALNIIAGPPSLLVMIARQHQEIKHAVEAVISYAEVLTDEIKTEIETAFGTRIIQIYQGSEGFIASTCRMGKLHLNEDIMLVELEDTGDTLGQAKNVVVTDLYRTTQPIIRYSLNDVLEISDKPCACGSCFRVVERIHGRANDVFQLKGVNTEICYLFPDYVQKAVIHASDAIIDYQVIQHAVDAIEVRLIIKENANRAEIEKAVTENLARWIKKAGGVLCSVVFTNKPPEINPVSKKYIRVIRKF; encoded by the coding sequence TTGAATATACTGAGCAAGCTGTGGACGGTGTATCGCCTGAACCAGCATTTTTATAGCTGGAGTGCTGAAACTCTGCGCCGGCATCAGGAAAAAAGAGCCGCCGTCATACTTAACACCGCCGTAAAAAACTCCCCGTATTACAACCGATTATTCTCCGGGCAACCCATTCCGGCCTTTGCAACGGTGCCGAAGCTGGATAAAGCGGAAATGATGACCCATTTTGACGAAATCAATACGGCCGGTTTGAAGAAGGCTGAACTCATTGACTTCCAGTTAAAACAGGAAAAAGAAGGCGCCCTGGGGCTGTATCAAGGTGAATTCTCCGTGGGTGTATCTTCCGGCACCTCAGGCAACAAGGGTTTAACGGTGCTGTCAGAAGGTGAACGAGAGTTATACAGTTGTCTGCTCTGGGCGCGGAACGGTATCCCGAAGAGCATTAAAAACCGCAGGGTGCTATTTACCCTCAGAACTAATAACCCCGCCTTTATGGAAGTGCAGAGTTTCGGTCTTAAGATTGTATATATGGATTACACGCACCCCGTTGAGGAATACATTCAGACGATCAACGACAAGGCATTGAACATCATCGCCGGACCGCCCTCACTGCTGGTAATGATCGCCCGACAGCATCAGGAGATTAAACACGCGGTTGAGGCCGTTATTTCATACGCTGAAGTGCTGACTGACGAGATTAAGACCGAGATAGAAACGGCGTTTGGAACGCGGATAATCCAAATCTACCAGGGATCGGAAGGTTTTATCGCTTCTACCTGCCGCATGGGGAAGCTGCACCTGAATGAAGATATTATGCTGGTGGAACTGGAAGATACCGGGGATACTCTGGGCCAGGCTAAAAATGTCGTGGTAACCGACCTCTACCGGACCACCCAGCCGATCATCCGCTATTCACTGAATGATGTGCTGGAAATCAGCGACAAACCCTGCGCCTGCGGTTCATGCTTCAGGGTGGTGGAGCGGATTCATGGCCGGGCAAACGACGTTTTTCAACTAAAAGGCGTCAATACGGAGATTTGTTATCTCTTCCCCGATTACGTCCAAAAGGCGGTTATCCATGCCTCTGATGCGATTATTGATTATCAGGTCATCCAGCATGCTGTTGATGCCATTGAAGTCCGGCTCATAATAAAAGAAAACGCTAACCGCGCCGAAATTGAAAAGGCGGTGACGGAAAATCTGGCCAGGTGGATAAAAAAGGCCGGCGGGGTTTTATGCAGCGTCGTTTTCACCAACAAGCCGCCGGAAATAAACCCGGTATCCAAAAAATATATCCGGGTAATCAGGAAATTTTAG
- a CDS encoding MFS transporter: MKVTRKIGYSFGDFGISISYFIVGFFFLYYLTDILGITPWLAGTVVFIGKVWEGIANPLIGAFNDRVKSTFGAKRLFILFGAVPFAISFILLWLIPASLDEGIKYVLAVVSMLIYSTAYAFVSVPYMAVVPVATKDYDERTQIIGIRAVFSTMGIILGGSVALLVSSFTDEALGLKYMAAGFGVFTAITLVVAANSIKGLEQVSATVTGPIKINLSQYWGLVKEKYVVILLVFKYLGAIATGCLMASIPYFAKYILVDTGSSTYGVAIYTITAALLIPVWYKLTRRFDKRRLLLIANTLGAVVLLGVGLLVQEGSTLLFFAGCGLLGVIMSAYLLIPYSFVPDLVDYYAHKNGVRHEAVYFGSWMTIHQIGIATSGLLLGFFLGTFGYDGTLEVQTPEAIVAVRLAFGLIPGVFLVLAAVVLQKYGITRKVYQDVQAGLKHHA, translated from the coding sequence ATGAAAGTAACCAGAAAAATCGGCTATTCTTTCGGGGATTTCGGGATTTCCATTTCCTATTTCATTGTCGGTTTCTTCTTTCTGTACTACCTCACCGACATTCTGGGGATCACTCCCTGGCTGGCCGGGACGGTGGTTTTCATCGGTAAAGTATGGGAAGGAATCGCCAACCCGCTGATCGGCGCGTTCAATGACCGCGTTAAATCAACTTTCGGCGCTAAAAGGCTGTTCATTTTGTTCGGCGCGGTGCCTTTTGCCATCAGCTTTATCCTGCTGTGGTTAATCCCGGCATCGCTGGACGAAGGGATAAAGTATGTACTGGCGGTGGTCAGCATGCTGATATATTCCACCGCTTATGCCTTTGTGTCCGTCCCCTATATGGCCGTGGTGCCGGTGGCGACTAAGGACTATGACGAACGAACTCAGATTATCGGCATCAGGGCGGTCTTTTCCACCATGGGGATAATTCTGGGCGGCAGTGTGGCACTGCTGGTTTCCTCCTTTACCGATGAAGCGCTGGGGCTTAAGTATATGGCGGCTGGTTTTGGTGTTTTCACCGCGATTACGCTGGTGGTGGCGGCCAACAGCATCAAAGGGTTGGAGCAGGTATCGGCCACGGTGACCGGGCCGATCAAAATCAATCTGAGCCAGTATTGGGGCCTGGTCAAAGAAAAATATGTCGTTATTCTGCTGGTTTTCAAATATCTCGGCGCGATCGCCACCGGCTGCCTGATGGCCTCAATCCCCTACTTCGCTAAATATATCCTGGTGGATACCGGCAGCAGTACCTATGGCGTGGCAATCTACACGATTACCGCCGCGCTGTTGATTCCGGTATGGTACAAACTGACCCGGAGGTTTGATAAGAGAAGGTTACTGCTGATAGCCAACACCCTGGGTGCGGTGGTTCTGCTGGGGGTCGGGCTGCTGGTTCAGGAAGGCTCAACCCTGTTGTTTTTCGCGGGATGCGGCCTCCTGGGCGTCATTATGTCAGCTTACCTGTTAATCCCCTACTCATTTGTGCCTGACCTGGTGGATTATTACGCGCATAAGAACGGCGTCAGACATGAGGCGGTGTACTTCGGCTCCTGGATGACCATTCATCAAATAGGCATAGCGACCTCCGGACTACTGCTGGGATTTTTCCTCGGCACCTTCGGCTATGACGGCACACTGGAAGTGCAGACACCGGAAGCTATTGTCGCCGTCAGGCTGGCCTTCGGCTTGATTCCGGGGGTATTTCTGGTACTGGCCGCTGTGGTGTTACAAAAATACGGGATCACCCGCAAGGTTTATCAGGACGTTCAGGCCGGTTTGAAGCACCATGCCTGA